One genomic segment of Vibrio agarivorans includes these proteins:
- a CDS encoding ABC transporter substrate-binding protein yields the protein MELKKLSLATAITACLLATSNVSAKQIELEVSSWKGAGAEVANFPLIIERFEKANPDIKVKLNYMARNDMVTSIPARMQAGSPPDVVMVDREFIQHWGGNGQLMPLNDLPFVERVQPKLQPYLGLDETVYYSMLQVSGMGVYVNNDLFEDAGIKSYPQTVDELVKACTALNDKGIQPMLLAANNGGWTPYVYFLSMALADGNNPDLSRMDKFVSGEAKFADDASMKNAFEGFRKMIDAKCFNPMVSAGTDPWSVALTTFQSGRVAMLPQGMWNITPFSNDSLPEHFSLHPFPAVNGDKGIVMDYNGPGWAIPKDSGEVEAAKKWIDFWMNDDNLKVYLEADTAITTLAGGTSGVPELAKPYEDARSAGQLVTFPVGNIPADLGADMPNDITAFMLKPDQDYTKILERWDRTVAKHLK from the coding sequence ATGGAACTAAAAAAACTCTCTCTTGCCACTGCAATTACCGCTTGTTTACTTGCCACCAGCAACGTATCAGCAAAACAAATCGAACTTGAAGTCTCTAGCTGGAAAGGTGCTGGCGCTGAAGTCGCTAACTTCCCGTTAATCATCGAGCGATTCGAAAAAGCAAACCCTGATATCAAAGTAAAACTCAATTACATGGCTCGCAATGACATGGTGACGAGTATCCCTGCTCGCATGCAGGCAGGCTCGCCACCCGATGTTGTGATGGTTGACCGTGAGTTTATCCAACACTGGGGTGGCAATGGTCAGTTAATGCCGCTTAATGACCTTCCGTTTGTCGAACGTGTACAACCTAAACTGCAACCTTACCTTGGCCTTGATGAAACCGTTTATTACTCAATGCTCCAAGTTTCTGGTATGGGTGTATATGTGAATAACGACTTGTTTGAAGACGCAGGTATCAAAAGCTACCCACAAACCGTTGATGAGTTAGTTAAAGCTTGTACAGCGCTGAATGATAAAGGGATTCAGCCAATGCTTCTTGCGGCAAACAATGGTGGCTGGACGCCTTATGTCTACTTTTTGAGCATGGCACTGGCGGATGGCAATAACCCAGATTTGTCTCGTATGGACAAGTTTGTGAGTGGTGAAGCGAAGTTTGCCGACGATGCATCGATGAAAAATGCCTTTGAAGGCTTTAGAAAGATGATTGATGCCAAGTGCTTTAACCCAATGGTTTCAGCGGGTACCGACCCATGGTCAGTAGCGCTAACGACATTCCAATCTGGCCGTGTTGCTATGCTGCCACAGGGTATGTGGAACATTACTCCGTTCTCAAACGATTCACTTCCTGAGCATTTCTCTTTACACCCGTTCCCAGCAGTGAACGGCGATAAAGGTATTGTTATGGACTATAACGGCCCAGGTTGGGCGATTCCAAAAGATTCAGGTGAAGTGGAAGCGGCGAAGAAATGGATTGATTTCTGGATGAATGATGACAACCTAAAAGTCTATCTAGAAGCCGATACCGCGATAACGACTCTAGCAGGCGGTACTTCTGGCGTGCCTGAGTTAGCCAAACCTTATGAAGATGCTCGCTCTGCTGGACAACTGGTTACGTTTCCTGTCGGAAACATCCCTGCTGATTTGGGGGCTGATATGCCAAATGATATAACAGCATTTATGCTAAAACCTGATCAAGATTACACCAAGATCTTAGAACGTTGGGACCGTACGGTGGCTAAACATCTTAAGTAG